One genomic segment of Mesoterricola silvestris includes these proteins:
- the thiE gene encoding thiamine phosphate synthase has translation MNGVHLVTDRGLCRGRSLEEVVLAAVRGGAASVQLREKDLATRPFVEEAARLKALLAPWKVPLIINDRLDVALAVGAEGVHVGQQDMPCATVRRLLPGAIIGLSVETWEDVVRAQDEPVDYLGVSPVFATPTKTDTRGAWGLEGLARIRAYSRHPLVAIGGVNRETIAAVAQAGAHGAAVVSAICSAEDPEKACGELVRLFRS, from the coding sequence GTGAACGGCGTCCACCTGGTCACCGACCGCGGCCTCTGCCGCGGCCGGTCCCTGGAGGAGGTCGTCCTGGCCGCGGTGCGGGGCGGCGCCGCAAGCGTCCAGCTCCGGGAGAAGGACCTGGCCACGCGCCCCTTCGTGGAGGAGGCGGCGCGCCTCAAGGCCCTGCTGGCGCCCTGGAAGGTCCCGCTCATCATCAACGACCGCCTGGACGTGGCCCTGGCGGTGGGCGCCGAGGGCGTCCACGTGGGCCAGCAGGACATGCCCTGCGCCACCGTGCGCCGCCTCCTGCCGGGCGCGATCATCGGCCTTTCCGTGGAGACCTGGGAGGACGTGGTGCGGGCCCAGGACGAGCCCGTGGACTACCTGGGCGTGAGCCCGGTCTTCGCGACGCCCACCAAGACCGACACCCGCGGGGCCTGGGGGCTGGAAGGGCTGGCGCGCATCCGGGCCTATTCCCGCCATCCCCTGGTGGCCATCGGCGGGGTCAACCGGGAGACCATCGCCGCGGTGGCCCAGGCCGGCGCCCACGGCGCGGCGGTGGTGTCGGCGATCTGCTCGGCGGAGGACCCGGAGAAGGCGTGCGGGGAACTGGTGCGGTTGTTCAGGTCCTAG
- a CDS encoding BMC domain-containing protein encodes MADGDLTLRAYCFIDSLQPQLAAFVGLGSRGFPPLKEQASVYIEVAPGIAINKMTDVALKAANVQPAAQVVERTFGMLEVHAYDKGEVRVAGEAAIGSFGLVEADRLTPYVATCEVIRSVEPMHAQIINRNRYGHMILPGQSLFLFECDPAAYAVLAANEAEKAADVSLIDLKPYGAVGRLMMAGSESEIDSAMKAAIDAINSIHGRPYRTKA; translated from the coding sequence ATGGCCGACGGCGATCTGACCCTCAGGGCCTACTGCTTCATCGATTCCCTGCAGCCGCAGCTGGCGGCCTTCGTGGGGCTGGGCTCCCGGGGCTTCCCGCCCCTCAAGGAGCAGGCCTCGGTCTACATCGAAGTGGCCCCCGGCATCGCCATCAACAAGATGACCGACGTGGCCCTCAAGGCCGCCAACGTGCAGCCCGCGGCCCAGGTGGTGGAGCGCACCTTCGGCATGCTCGAGGTGCACGCCTACGACAAGGGCGAAGTGCGGGTGGCGGGCGAAGCCGCCATCGGCAGCTTCGGGCTGGTGGAGGCCGACCGCCTCACCCCCTACGTGGCCACCTGCGAGGTGATCCGCTCCGTGGAGCCCATGCACGCCCAGATCATCAACCGCAACCGCTACGGGCACATGATCCTGCCCGGGCAGTCGCTGTTCCTGTTCGAGTGCGACCCCGCCGCCTACGCGGTGTTGGCCGCCAACGAGGCCGAGAAGGCCGCGGACGTCTCCCTCATCGACCTCAAGCCCTACGGGGCGGTGGGGCGCCTGATGATGGCCGGCAGCGAATCCGAGATCGACAGTGCAATGAAGGCCGCAATCGACGCGATCAATTCCATCCACGGCCGTCCGTACCGGACCAAGGCCTGA
- the dmeF gene encoding CDF family Co(II)/Ni(II) efflux transporter DmeF, with protein sequence MTPAQAPEAPHSHIFDQGNQAGERGTRLVMAITALMMAVEVVAGWRFNSMALLADGWHMSSHAVAIGVSAFAYAMARRHAGDRRFAFGTWKIEILGGFASALFLLGVAAWMVLGSAQRLLDPTPIHYRQAIAVAVVGLAVNVACALILGRAHDHGHGHDHGHGHDLNLRSAYLHVIADAATSVLAILALAGGMAAGWAWLDPVMGFAGAILVAVWAVGLLRDTTRVLLDAEMDHPVVDEIREVVAGHPEWGGVTDLHVWRVGKASYACILALEGGGGGVTPAAVREAVGVHGELVHITVELGGNRGGACTG encoded by the coding sequence ATGACCCCCGCCCAAGCCCCCGAGGCCCCCCACTCCCATATTTTCGATCAAGGCAACCAGGCAGGTGAACGAGGCACCCGCCTCGTCATGGCCATCACGGCCCTCATGATGGCCGTGGAGGTGGTGGCCGGATGGCGCTTCAATTCCATGGCCCTTCTGGCCGACGGCTGGCACATGAGCTCCCACGCCGTGGCCATCGGCGTGAGCGCCTTCGCCTACGCCATGGCCCGCCGCCACGCCGGGGACCGCCGGTTCGCGTTCGGCACCTGGAAGATCGAGATCCTGGGCGGCTTCGCCAGCGCCCTGTTCCTGCTGGGCGTGGCGGCCTGGATGGTGCTGGGCTCCGCCCAGCGCCTCCTGGACCCCACGCCCATCCACTACCGGCAGGCCATCGCCGTGGCCGTGGTGGGACTCGCCGTCAACGTGGCCTGCGCCCTCATCCTGGGCCGGGCCCATGACCACGGGCACGGCCATGACCACGGCCACGGCCATGACCTGAACCTGCGCTCGGCCTACCTGCACGTCATCGCCGACGCGGCCACCTCCGTCCTGGCCATCCTGGCCCTGGCCGGGGGCATGGCGGCGGGCTGGGCCTGGCTGGACCCCGTCATGGGCTTCGCCGGCGCCATCCTGGTGGCCGTGTGGGCCGTGGGCCTCCTGCGGGACACGACCCGGGTCCTGCTGGACGCGGAAATGGATCACCCGGTCGTGGATGAGATCCGCGAGGTGGTGGCCGGCCACCCGGAGTGGGGCGGCGTCACCGACCTCCACGTGTGGCGCGTGGGCAAGGCCAGCTACGCCTGCATCCTCGCCCTGGAGGGGGGCGGGGGGGGCGTGACGCCAGCGGCCGTCCGGGAGGCCGTCGGGGTCCATGGGGAACTGGTGCACATCACCGTGGAACTGGGAGGGAACCGAGGCGGGGCTTGTACCGGATGA
- a CDS encoding EutN/CcmL family microcompartment protein: protein MLLARVKGLVVASRKLESLAGYTFRMIQAVDAGGRSLGEPLVAVDLVASRDGDLVMYIDAREAPKALPGGYGAIDACIVGLVDSAT from the coding sequence ATGCTTCTAGCGCGCGTCAAGGGCCTGGTGGTGGCTTCCCGCAAGCTGGAGTCCCTTGCGGGATACACCTTCCGCATGATCCAGGCCGTGGACGCCGGGGGCCGGTCCCTGGGCGAGCCCCTGGTGGCCGTGGACCTGGTGGCCTCCCGGGACGGGGACCTGGTCATGTACATCGACGCCCGGGAGGCCCCCAAGGCCCTCCCCGGCGGCTACGGGGCCATCGACGCCTGCATCGTGGGCCTCGTGGACTCGGCCACCTGA
- a CDS encoding VF530 family protein, with protein sequence MTRTHPKDPLHGLTLEAILTVLVERVGWEGMGRAVEIRCFNVDPSLKSSLAFLRRTPWARRKVEELYLALTQS encoded by the coding sequence ATGACCCGGACCCACCCCAAGGACCCCCTCCACGGCCTGACCCTGGAGGCGATCCTGACGGTCCTGGTGGAGCGCGTGGGGTGGGAAGGCATGGGCCGGGCCGTGGAGATCCGCTGCTTCAACGTCGACCCGAGCCTCAAGTCCAGCCTCGCCTTCCTGCGCAGGACCCCCTGGGCCCGCCGCAAGGTGGAGGAGCTCTACCTGGCCCTGACGCAGAGCTGA
- the thiM gene encoding hydroxyethylthiazole kinase: MPASEALNAWEALTAVRAQSPVVHNITNYVVMNTTANALLALGASPVMAHAEEEMEDMVGISAALVLNIGTLSREWVKAMFLAAEHATRRGIPIVLDPVGAGATRYRTGTVRDFLAAFRPAIIRGNASEIMAIRGAGAGTKGVDSLDASQDAVSAARAIYEAHGSVVCISGATDYIIGDRSLRIHNGHPLMTRVTGLGCTASALCGAFAAITPDPVLAAAQAMAVMGVCGEIAAAKADGPGTLQLHFLDALHRLSEADIKGRLRAEVA, encoded by the coding sequence ATGCCCGCATCCGAAGCCCTGAACGCCTGGGAGGCCCTCACCGCCGTCCGCGCGCAATCCCCCGTCGTGCACAACATCACCAACTACGTCGTCATGAACACCACCGCCAACGCCCTGCTGGCCCTGGGCGCCTCCCCCGTGATGGCCCACGCGGAGGAGGAGATGGAGGACATGGTGGGCATCTCCGCCGCCCTGGTGCTCAATATCGGCACCCTCAGCCGGGAGTGGGTCAAGGCCATGTTCCTCGCGGCCGAGCACGCCACGCGGCGCGGCATCCCCATCGTCCTGGACCCCGTGGGGGCGGGCGCCACCCGCTACCGCACCGGCACCGTCCGGGACTTCCTGGCGGCCTTCAGGCCCGCCATCATCCGGGGCAACGCCTCCGAGATCATGGCCATTCGCGGCGCGGGGGCGGGCACCAAGGGGGTGGACAGCCTCGACGCCTCCCAGGACGCCGTCTCCGCGGCCCGGGCCATCTACGAGGCCCACGGATCGGTGGTGTGCATCAGCGGCGCCACCGACTACATCATCGGCGACCGGTCCCTGCGCATCCACAACGGGCACCCCCTCATGACCCGCGTCACGGGCCTGGGCTGCACGGCCTCGGCCCTGTGCGGCGCCTTCGCCGCCATCACCCCCGACCCGGTCCTGGCCGCGGCCCAGGCCATGGCCGTCATGGGCGTCTGCGGCGAGATCGCCGCGGCCAAGGCCGACGGCCCCGGCACCCTGCAGCTGCATTTCCTCGACGCCCTGCACCGGCTCTCCGAGGCCGACATCAAGGGGCGCCTGCGGGCGGAGGTCGCGTGA
- the eutM gene encoding ethanolamine utilization microcompartment protein EutM, whose product MSEALGMIETKGFVAMVEASDAMLKAARVQLVGYEKIGGGFVTAIIRGDVAAVKAAVEAGSLAAQKVGEIVSVHVIPRPHENVDSVLPLGRLEANA is encoded by the coding sequence ATGAGTGAAGCGCTCGGCATGATCGAAACCAAGGGTTTCGTCGCCATGGTTGAAGCCAGCGACGCGATGCTGAAGGCTGCCCGGGTGCAGCTCGTCGGCTACGAGAAGATCGGCGGCGGCTTCGTCACCGCCATCATCCGCGGCGACGTCGCGGCGGTGAAGGCCGCCGTGGAAGCCGGATCCCTGGCCGCCCAGAAGGTGGGCGAGATCGTGTCCGTCCACGTCATCCCGCGCCCCCACGAGAACGTGGACTCCGTCCTGCCCCTGGGCCGCCTCGAAGCCAACGCCTAG
- a CDS encoding aldehyde dehydrogenase family protein, producing the protein MEIDRALVSKIAERVLRELEGAPAPGPQMGCFPDIPSAIAAAEAAFQAFRAIGLERRAEIIQELRVGLRRHARELAELAVDETGMGRVEDKIKKNLLVINKTPGPEVLRAEAVSGQHGLTLEELAPWGVIGSITPSTNPSETVINNGIGMLSAGNAVVFNAHPGAKRTNAFTIDLMNRLLVAEGAPANLLACVTEPTLESAAELMKAPGIRLLVVTGGPAVVKAAFASGKKVIAGGPGNPPVVVDETADLEQAGRGIVAGASFDNNVVCICEKEVIAVEAIADRLKACMVAAGAHELRGADIAAVERTVVDGHHPHKHFVGKDASHILRAAGVAFSGEPRLIFADVPFDHPFIQAELLMPVIGFTRARDVHEAIAMALKAEHGFRHTASMYSKNIDHLDRMARAVDCSIFVKNGPNFNGLGFEGPGSTSFTIASPTGEGLTNAAHFARRRRCTLKDHFRIV; encoded by the coding sequence ATGGAAATCGATCGCGCCCTGGTCTCGAAGATCGCCGAACGCGTCCTCCGCGAACTGGAGGGCGCCCCGGCGCCGGGACCGCAGATGGGCTGCTTCCCAGACATCCCGTCGGCCATCGCCGCCGCCGAGGCCGCCTTCCAGGCGTTCCGGGCCATCGGCCTGGAACGGCGCGCGGAGATCATCCAGGAACTGCGCGTGGGGCTCCGGCGCCACGCCCGGGAACTGGCCGAGCTCGCCGTGGACGAGACCGGCATGGGCCGCGTGGAGGACAAGATCAAGAAGAACCTCCTGGTCATCAACAAGACCCCCGGCCCCGAAGTGCTCCGGGCCGAGGCCGTCTCGGGCCAGCACGGCCTGACGCTGGAGGAGCTGGCCCCCTGGGGCGTCATCGGTTCCATCACCCCCTCCACCAACCCTTCCGAGACCGTCATCAACAACGGCATCGGCATGCTCTCGGCGGGCAACGCGGTGGTCTTCAACGCCCATCCGGGCGCCAAGCGCACCAACGCCTTCACCATCGACCTCATGAACCGGCTCCTGGTGGCCGAGGGCGCCCCCGCCAACCTCCTGGCCTGCGTCACCGAACCCACCCTGGAGTCCGCCGCCGAGCTCATGAAGGCCCCCGGCATCCGCCTCCTGGTGGTCACGGGCGGGCCCGCCGTGGTCAAGGCCGCCTTCGCCTCGGGCAAGAAGGTCATCGCCGGCGGTCCCGGCAACCCCCCCGTGGTGGTGGACGAGACCGCGGACCTGGAGCAGGCCGGCCGCGGCATCGTGGCCGGGGCCTCCTTCGACAACAACGTCGTGTGCATCTGCGAGAAGGAAGTCATCGCCGTGGAGGCCATCGCGGACCGGCTCAAGGCCTGCATGGTGGCCGCCGGCGCCCACGAGCTGCGGGGCGCCGACATCGCGGCGGTGGAGCGCACCGTGGTGGACGGGCACCACCCCCACAAGCACTTCGTGGGCAAGGACGCCAGCCACATCCTGCGGGCCGCGGGCGTGGCCTTCTCCGGCGAGCCCAGGCTGATCTTCGCGGACGTGCCCTTCGACCACCCCTTCATCCAGGCCGAGCTGCTCATGCCGGTCATCGGGTTCACCCGCGCCCGGGACGTGCACGAGGCCATCGCCATGGCCCTGAAGGCCGAGCACGGCTTCCGCCACACCGCCAGCATGTACTCCAAGAACATCGATCACCTGGACCGCATGGCGCGGGCCGTGGACTGCTCGATCTTCGTGAAGAACGGGCCCAACTTCAACGGCCTGGGCTTCGAGGGGCCGGGCTCCACCTCCTTCACCATCGCCTCCCCCACCGGGGAGGGCCTCACCAACGCCGCGCACTTCGCCCGGCGCCGCCGCTGCACCCTCAAGGACCACTTCCGCATCGTCTGA
- a CDS encoding DUF134 domain-containing protein, with amino-acid sequence MPRRPCCKRVEELPGVRYFKPRGVPLADLEEVSLAFEELEALRLAHQEGLYQQEAAERMGVSRATFGRVLDAAHRKITRALVGGLALRIEGGAYTLE; translated from the coding sequence GTGCCGCGCCGCCCCTGCTGCAAACGAGTCGAGGAACTGCCCGGAGTCCGCTACTTCAAGCCCCGGGGCGTGCCCCTCGCGGACCTGGAGGAGGTGAGCCTGGCCTTCGAGGAACTGGAGGCCCTGCGCCTGGCCCACCAGGAGGGCCTCTACCAGCAGGAGGCCGCGGAGCGCATGGGCGTATCCCGGGCCACCTTCGGCCGGGTCCTGGACGCCGCCCACCGCAAGATCACCCGCGCCCTTGTGGGCGGCCTCGCCCTCCGCATCGAGGGCGGCGCCTACACCCTGGAATAG
- a CDS encoding ferritin translates to MISPRMQAALNTQINLEQYSAQLYLAMSAHCDAQSFKGFAHWLRIQAGEETAHAMKLIQFVLDRNGKLELQPIAAPPTDFGGVIQVFEKTLDHEKGITAKINALFELARSEKDYASEITLQWYVTEQVEEESNVGQIVDHLRAVGDQGGGIWYLDSRMGKRTAK, encoded by the coding sequence ATGATCAGCCCAAGGATGCAGGCAGCCCTCAACACCCAGATCAATCTGGAGCAGTACTCCGCCCAGCTCTACCTGGCCATGAGCGCCCATTGCGATGCCCAGAGCTTCAAGGGCTTCGCCCATTGGCTGCGAATCCAGGCCGGGGAGGAGACGGCTCACGCCATGAAGCTCATCCAGTTCGTCCTGGACCGGAACGGCAAGCTGGAGCTCCAGCCCATCGCCGCGCCCCCCACCGACTTCGGCGGGGTGATCCAGGTCTTCGAGAAGACCCTGGACCACGAGAAGGGGATCACCGCCAAGATCAATGCCCTGTTCGAGCTGGCCCGGTCCGAGAAGGACTACGCCAGCGAGATCACCCTCCAGTGGTACGTCACAGAGCAGGTAGAGGAGGAATCGAACGTGGGGCAGATCGTGGACCACCTCCGGGCGGTGGGCGATCAGGGGGGCGGGATCTGGTACCTGGATTCCCGCATGGGCAAACGTACGGCAAAGTAG
- a CDS encoding EutN/CcmL family microcompartment protein — translation MLIAKVVGDVVASQKVGALAGHKLLLIQPVDPAGQAKGNPIVASDSVGAGSGEWVIVCQGSSARMTPVSEGRPVDAVVIGIVDAIQFEGGEVYKKS, via the coding sequence ATGTTGATCGCCAAAGTGGTGGGCGACGTCGTCGCCAGCCAGAAGGTCGGCGCCCTCGCCGGCCACAAGCTGCTCCTGATCCAGCCGGTAGACCCCGCGGGCCAGGCCAAGGGCAACCCCATCGTGGCCTCCGACAGCGTCGGCGCCGGTTCCGGCGAATGGGTCATCGTGTGCCAGGGCTCCTCGGCCCGCATGACGCCCGTGAGCGAAGGCCGGCCCGTGGACGCCGTCGTCATCGGCATCGTGGACGCCATCCAGTTCGAGGGCGGCGAGGTCTACAAGAAATCCTGA
- a CDS encoding BMC domain-containing protein, with the protein MATANPNLVPTLGILELSSIAKGLQVADLMLKKAEVRLLKAGPVGAGKFMIHLTGMEADLLEAVEEGHLHSDPFLVSWTYIPNLHPQVLAALQKEKSVELHTDAVGIVEGQALAALVQAADRAVKTTAVRLLELTYNLDLGGKGYFTFTGDLSEVEAALASAEELLREEAAFVHSEILARPHDIIQGLVLEGLESSCF; encoded by the coding sequence ATGGCCACTGCGAACCCGAATCTGGTCCCCACCCTCGGCATCCTCGAGCTCTCCAGCATCGCCAAGGGGCTGCAGGTGGCCGACCTCATGCTCAAGAAGGCGGAGGTGCGCCTGCTCAAGGCGGGCCCCGTGGGCGCCGGCAAGTTCATGATCCACCTCACCGGCATGGAAGCCGATCTCCTGGAGGCCGTGGAGGAGGGCCACCTGCACTCCGATCCCTTCCTGGTGTCCTGGACCTACATCCCCAACCTGCACCCCCAGGTGCTCGCCGCCCTCCAGAAGGAGAAGAGCGTCGAGCTCCACACCGACGCCGTGGGCATCGTGGAGGGCCAGGCCCTGGCCGCCCTGGTGCAGGCCGCGGACCGCGCCGTGAAGACCACCGCCGTGCGGCTCCTGGAGCTGACCTACAACCTGGACCTGGGCGGCAAGGGCTACTTCACCTTCACGGGCGACCTCTCGGAAGTGGAGGCGGCGCTGGCCTCGGCGGAGGAGCTGCTCCGGGAGGAGGCGGCCTTCGTGCACAGCGAGATCCTGGCCCGCCCCCACGACATCATCCAGGGCCTCGTCCTGGAAGGCCTGGAGAGCTCATGCTTCTAG
- a CDS encoding EutN/CcmL family microcompartment protein, with translation MFIAEVIAPVVATEKIAFFKGRKLLLVREVLEDGTPGDRTLVALDGVQAGPGDRVLVARNGGAVDDVAGMKDCPANVVIIAHVDRVERQ, from the coding sequence ATGTTCATCGCCGAAGTGATCGCCCCCGTCGTGGCCACCGAGAAGATCGCCTTCTTCAAGGGCCGCAAGCTCCTGCTCGTGCGCGAGGTGCTCGAGGACGGCACCCCCGGCGACCGGACCCTGGTGGCCCTGGACGGGGTGCAGGCGGGCCCCGGGGACCGGGTCCTGGTGGCGCGCAACGGGGGGGCCGTGGACGACGTGGCGGGAATGAAGGATTGCCCCGCCAACGTGGTGATCATCGCACACGTGGACCGGGTGGAGCGGCAGTAG
- a CDS encoding fused DSP-PTPase phosphatase/NAD kinase-like protein has product MGRHEMHKQGPGSAFTKILRALGLAALTVLVGLGSWSLYHIRVLHRLGTVTRGQVYQSGAMPPADLLKVARELGLKSVIDLRTFNPGEDSTNTTDRATIAQEAQALEGIGVRHIHLPTPQVPTQATVDRFLEIMRDPANRPALIHCYHGIGRTELFVAVYRMEFEHWSNDRARACTRLLLAGSSFSDTAEKGRFLIRYKPRLGSLPVPR; this is encoded by the coding sequence ATGGGACGGCACGAAATGCACAAGCAAGGGCCCGGGTCCGCCTTCACGAAAATCCTCCGGGCCCTGGGCCTCGCGGCCTTGACCGTCCTGGTGGGGCTGGGCTCCTGGTCCCTCTATCACATCCGCGTCCTTCACCGCCTGGGAACCGTCACCCGGGGCCAGGTGTACCAGTCCGGGGCCATGCCCCCCGCCGATCTCCTGAAGGTGGCCCGGGAACTGGGCCTGAAATCCGTCATCGATCTGCGCACCTTCAATCCCGGGGAGGACAGCACCAACACCACGGACAGGGCCACCATCGCCCAGGAGGCCCAGGCCCTGGAAGGCATCGGCGTGCGCCACATCCACCTGCCGACGCCCCAGGTGCCCACCCAGGCCACCGTGGACCGGTTCCTGGAGATCATGCGCGACCCCGCCAACCGCCCCGCGCTCATCCACTGCTACCACGGCATCGGCCGCACCGAGCTGTTCGTGGCCGTCTACCGCATGGAATTCGAGCACTGGTCCAATGACCGGGCCCGGGCCTGCACGCGGCTTCTCCTCGCGGGCAGCAGCTTCTCGGATACCGCCGAGAAGGGCCGTTTCCTCATCCGGTACAAGCCCCGCCTCGGTTCCCTCCCAGTTCCACGGTGA